A DNA window from Paraburkholderia sp. IMGN_8 contains the following coding sequences:
- a CDS encoding NADH:flavin oxidoreductase, translated as MRYPNLFKPLTLNQLTLRNRIVSTAHAEVYAEPGGLPGDRYIRYYEEKAKGGVGLAVCGGSSPVSIDSPQGWWKSVNLSTDKVIDPLARLAEAMHRHGAKIMIQATHMGRRSAFHGEHWPHLMSPSGVREPVHRGNAKIIEVEEIRRIISDFAAAAKRVKDAGMDGVEISAAHQHLIDQFWSPRTNFRTDEWGGSLENRLRFGTEVLKAVREAVGADFCVGLRMCGDEFHEDGLDHEQLKEIAQAMAETGLIDYVGVIGSGADTHNTLANCMPPMALPPEPFVHLAAGIKSVVKLPVMHAQSIRDAGQAERLLASGMVDLVGMTRAQIADPHMVIKIRDGREDEIKQCVGANYCIDRQYNGLDVLCVQNAATSREETMPHVIAKTRGPKRKVVVVGAGPAGLEAARVAKSRGHDVVLFEKNDYVGGQIMLAAKAPQREQMAGIVRWFDMETKRLGVDRRLGVAADEKTIMAEKPDIVVLATGGSSFTSQVAAWGVEQGLAVSSWDVLSGKVEPGKNVLVYDGVSTHAGAGVADFMSSRGSNVEIVTPDVKVADDVGGTTFPIFYRRLYAQGVIHTPNYWLDKVYEEDGKKIAVIRNEYTEEQEERAVDQVVIENGSTPNDALYWKLKPESVNRGQVDVHKLFASEPQPSLSEELGNGRFLLFRVGDCISMHNIHGAIYDALRLCKDF; from the coding sequence ATGCGTTACCCGAACCTTTTCAAGCCTCTCACGCTGAACCAGTTGACCCTGCGTAACCGCATCGTCAGCACCGCGCACGCCGAGGTCTATGCGGAGCCGGGCGGTCTGCCAGGCGACCGTTATATCCGTTACTACGAGGAGAAGGCGAAGGGCGGCGTCGGCCTCGCCGTGTGCGGCGGGTCGAGCCCGGTTTCGATCGACAGTCCGCAAGGCTGGTGGAAATCGGTGAATCTCTCGACCGACAAGGTCATCGATCCGCTCGCGCGCCTCGCCGAAGCGATGCATCGGCACGGTGCGAAGATCATGATCCAGGCTACCCACATGGGCCGCCGCTCGGCATTTCATGGCGAGCACTGGCCGCATCTGATGTCGCCGTCCGGCGTGCGTGAACCGGTGCACCGCGGTAACGCGAAGATTATCGAAGTGGAAGAGATTCGCCGGATTATTAGCGACTTCGCGGCGGCCGCGAAACGCGTGAAGGATGCGGGCATGGACGGCGTCGAAATCTCGGCGGCGCACCAGCATCTGATCGACCAGTTCTGGAGTCCGCGCACGAATTTCCGTACCGACGAATGGGGCGGCTCGCTCGAAAACCGCCTGCGTTTCGGCACTGAAGTATTGAAGGCGGTGCGCGAGGCGGTGGGCGCCGACTTCTGCGTCGGACTGCGCATGTGCGGCGACGAATTCCATGAAGACGGCCTCGACCACGAACAACTGAAAGAGATCGCCCAGGCCATGGCGGAGACGGGGCTGATCGATTACGTCGGCGTGATCGGGTCGGGCGCGGATACGCACAATACCCTGGCGAACTGCATGCCGCCGATGGCGCTGCCGCCCGAGCCGTTCGTGCATCTTGCAGCCGGCATCAAGTCGGTGGTGAAGCTGCCGGTGATGCACGCGCAAAGCATCCGCGATGCAGGCCAGGCGGAACGGCTGCTGGCGAGCGGCATGGTCGACCTGGTGGGCATGACGCGCGCGCAGATTGCCGATCCGCACATGGTGATCAAGATTCGCGACGGCAGGGAAGACGAGATCAAGCAGTGCGTCGGCGCGAACTATTGCATCGACAGGCAGTACAACGGGCTCGACGTGCTGTGCGTGCAGAACGCGGCGACCTCGCGTGAAGAAACCATGCCGCACGTGATCGCGAAGACGCGCGGCCCGAAGCGCAAGGTGGTCGTGGTCGGCGCGGGTCCGGCCGGACTCGAGGCGGCGCGCGTCGCGAAGTCGCGCGGTCATGACGTGGTGCTGTTCGAGAAGAACGACTACGTCGGCGGGCAGATCATGCTCGCCGCGAAAGCGCCGCAGCGCGAACAGATGGCGGGTATCGTGCGCTGGTTCGACATGGAGACGAAGCGGCTCGGTGTCGATCGCCGCCTCGGGGTCGCCGCGGACGAAAAAACCATCATGGCGGAGAAGCCGGACATCGTCGTGCTGGCTACAGGTGGTTCGTCGTTCACGTCGCAAGTGGCCGCGTGGGGCGTCGAGCAGGGACTCGCGGTGAGTTCGTGGGACGTGCTGTCGGGCAAGGTCGAGCCGGGCAAGAACGTGCTCGTCTATGACGGCGTCAGCACGCACGCCGGCGCGGGCGTCGCGGATTTCATGTCGAGCCGCGGCTCGAACGTCGAGATCGTGACGCCGGACGTGAAAGTGGCCGACGACGTCGGCGGCACCACGTTCCCGATCTTCTATCGCCGCCTCTATGCGCAAGGCGTGATCCACACGCCGAACTACTGGCTCGACAAGGTGTATGAGGAAGACGGCAAGAAGATCGCCGTGATCCGCAACGAGTACACCGAGGAGCAGGAGGAGCGCGCGGTCGATCAGGTGGTGATCGAGAATGGCAGCACGCCGAACGACGCGTTGTACTGGAAGCTTAAGCCCGAATCCGTGAATCGCGGCCAGGTCGATGTGCATAAGCTCTTCGCGTCGGAGCCGCAGCCCTCGTTGAGCGAAGAACTCGGTAACGGCCGCTTCCTGCTGTTCCGCGTCGGCGACTGCATTTCGATGCACAACATTCACGGCGCGATCTACGACGCGCTGCGCCTTTGCAAGGATTTCTGA
- a CDS encoding DUF5943 domain-containing protein: MQPQLPIDVDPNTGVWTTDALPMLYVPRHFFTNNHTAVEEALGRDTYAEILYKAGYKSAYFWCDKEAKQHGIAGMAVFEHYLNRLSQRGWGLFRITEADPSSARARIELHHSSFVLAQPGKEGKLCYMFAGWFAGAMDWVNDTAPDSVKKGPASWSKEAQCAAEGHDHCVFEVSPLAS, translated from the coding sequence ATGCAACCCCAACTGCCTATCGACGTCGATCCGAACACCGGCGTCTGGACCACCGACGCGCTGCCGATGCTCTACGTGCCGCGCCATTTCTTCACGAACAATCACACCGCCGTCGAAGAAGCGCTCGGCCGCGACACGTATGCCGAGATTCTCTACAAGGCCGGCTACAAGTCCGCGTACTTCTGGTGCGACAAGGAAGCGAAGCAGCACGGCATTGCCGGCATGGCGGTGTTCGAGCATTACCTGAACCGCCTGTCGCAACGCGGCTGGGGCCTCTTCAGGATCACGGAGGCCGATCCGTCCAGCGCGCGTGCGCGCATCGAACTGCATCACTCGTCGTTCGTGCTGGCGCAGCCGGGCAAGGAAGGCAAGCTTTGCTACATGTTCGCCGGCTGGTTCGCGGGCGCGATGGACTGGGTCAACGATACCGCGCCGGATTCGGTGAAGAAGGGGCCGGCGTCCTGGTCGAAGGAAGCGCAATGCGCGGCTGAAGGCCACGATCACTGCGTATTCGAAGTGTCGCCGCTCGCGTCGTAA
- a CDS encoding dipeptidase: MSNLHDNSIIIDGLNISKFERSVFEDMRKGGVTAVNCTVSVWESFQKTVDNIAEMKQQIREYGEILTLVRTTDDILRAKKENKTGIIFGFQNAHAFEDNLGYIEAFKDLGVNVVQLCYNTQNLVGTGCYERDGGLSGYGREVIQEMNRVGIMVDLSHVGGKTSSEAIAASNKPVCYSHCCPSGLKEHPRNKTDEQLKEIADAGGFVGVTMFAPFLKRGPDATVEDYLEAIEYVVDLIGEDQVGIGTDFTQGYSTEFFDWITHDKGRYRQLTNFGKVVNPEGIRTIGEFPNLTAAMERAGWSETRIRKIMGENWVRVFGEVWTV, translated from the coding sequence ATGAGCAACCTGCACGACAACAGCATCATCATCGACGGCCTGAACATTTCGAAGTTCGAGCGCTCGGTGTTCGAGGACATGAGGAAGGGTGGCGTGACGGCGGTGAACTGCACAGTGTCGGTCTGGGAAAGCTTCCAGAAGACGGTCGACAACATCGCCGAAATGAAGCAGCAGATCCGCGAGTACGGCGAAATCCTGACGCTGGTGCGCACCACCGACGACATCTTGCGCGCGAAGAAAGAGAACAAGACCGGCATCATCTTCGGCTTCCAGAACGCGCACGCGTTCGAGGACAACCTTGGCTATATCGAAGCTTTCAAGGACCTCGGCGTGAACGTGGTCCAGCTTTGCTACAACACGCAGAATCTGGTCGGCACCGGCTGTTATGAGCGCGACGGCGGGCTGTCGGGTTACGGACGCGAAGTGATTCAGGAGATGAACCGCGTCGGCATCATGGTCGACCTGTCGCATGTGGGCGGCAAGACGTCGTCGGAAGCGATTGCCGCGTCGAACAAGCCGGTGTGCTACTCGCATTGCTGCCCGTCGGGACTGAAGGAGCATCCGCGCAACAAGACCGACGAGCAATTGAAAGAGATTGCGGATGCGGGCGGTTTCGTCGGCGTGACGATGTTCGCGCCGTTCCTCAAGCGCGGCCCGGACGCGACCGTCGAAGACTACCTCGAAGCGATCGAATACGTGGTCGATCTGATCGGCGAAGACCAGGTCGGCATCGGCACGGACTTCACGCAAGGCTATAGCACCGAGTTCTTCGATTGGATCACGCACGACAAGGGCCGTTATCGCCAGCTGACGAACTTCGGCAAGGTCGTGAATCCGGAAGGCATCCGCACGATCGGCGAGTTTCCGAACCTGACGGCCGCGATGGAGCGCGCCGGTTGGAGCGAGACACGCATCAGGAAGATCATGGGCGAAAACTGGGTTCGCGTGTTCGGCGAAGTGTGGACGGTCTGA
- a CDS encoding serine hydroxymethyltransferase — protein sequence MSNPNPFFEESLATRDASVRGAILKELERQQSQVELIASENIVSRAVLEAQGSVLTNKYAEGYPGKRYYGGCEYVDVIETLALDRIKQLFNAKFANVQPHSGAQANGAVMLALVKPGDTVLGMSLDAGGHLTHGAKPALSGKWFNAVQYGVNRETMLIDYEQIEELAQQHKPALLIAGFSAYPRALDFARLRAIADGVGAKLMVDMAHIAGVIAAGRHQNPVEHAHVVTSTTHKTLRGPRGGFVLTNDEDIAKKINSAVFPGLQGGPLMHVIAGKAVAFGEALQPGFKTYIDNVLANAQALGEVLKAGGVDLVTGGTDNHLLLVDLRPKGLKGNQVEQALERAGITCNKNGIPFDTEKPTVTSGVRLGTPAGTTRGFGVAEFRETGRLIVDVLDALRNHPEGHAATEQRVRREIFALCERFPIY from the coding sequence ATGTCGAACCCGAATCCTTTCTTTGAAGAATCGCTGGCCACGCGCGATGCGTCGGTGCGCGGCGCTATTTTGAAAGAGCTGGAGCGCCAGCAGTCGCAAGTCGAATTGATCGCGTCGGAAAACATCGTGTCGCGCGCGGTGCTCGAAGCGCAGGGCTCGGTGCTGACCAACAAATATGCGGAAGGGTATCCGGGCAAGCGTTACTACGGCGGCTGCGAATACGTCGACGTGATCGAAACGCTGGCGCTCGACCGGATCAAGCAACTGTTCAATGCGAAGTTCGCCAACGTGCAGCCGCATTCGGGCGCGCAGGCGAACGGCGCGGTGATGCTCGCGCTGGTCAAGCCCGGCGATACGGTGCTCGGCATGTCGCTCGACGCGGGCGGCCACCTGACCCACGGCGCTAAGCCGGCGCTGTCGGGTAAATGGTTCAACGCGGTGCAGTACGGCGTCAATCGCGAGACGATGCTGATCGATTACGAGCAGATCGAGGAACTCGCGCAGCAGCACAAACCGGCGCTCCTGATCGCCGGCTTCTCGGCTTACCCGCGCGCGCTGGACTTCGCACGGCTGCGCGCGATCGCGGACGGCGTCGGCGCGAAGCTGATGGTGGATATGGCGCACATTGCCGGCGTGATCGCGGCGGGGCGTCATCAGAATCCGGTCGAGCACGCGCACGTCGTCACCTCGACCACGCACAAGACCTTGCGCGGTCCGCGCGGTGGCTTTGTGCTGACGAATGACGAAGACATCGCGAAGAAGATCAACTCCGCAGTCTTCCCCGGCTTGCAGGGCGGCCCGCTGATGCATGTGATTGCGGGCAAGGCAGTCGCGTTCGGCGAAGCGCTGCAACCGGGCTTCAAGACCTACATCGACAATGTGCTCGCCAACGCTCAGGCGCTGGGCGAAGTGTTGAAGGCTGGTGGCGTCGATCTGGTCACGGGCGGCACCGACAACCATCTGCTGCTGGTCGATCTGCGCCCGAAGGGGCTCAAGGGCAATCAGGTCGAGCAGGCGCTGGAACGCGCGGGCATCACCTGCAACAAGAACGGTATTCCTTTCGACACCGAGAAGCCGACCGTCACGTCCGGCGTTCGCCTCGGCACGCCCGCTGGCACGACGCGCGGCTTCGGCGTCGCCGAGTTCCGTGAGACCGGGCGGCTGATCGTCGACGTGCTCGATGCGCTGCGCAACCATCCGGAAGGCCATGCGGCAACAGAACAACGGGTGCGCCGCGAGATTTTCGCGCTGTGCGAACGCTTTCCCATCTACTGA
- a CDS encoding GlxA family transcriptional regulator codes for MPTDRTASLSHFAFMPVPNFTMIAFTNAIEVLRMANYLSGQTLYRWSIVSPEGGPVTASNGLAVDTGPVECVGLPDIVFVVGGIDVQRATTPAHLSALRRFARMGSVLGSLCTGTYALARAGLLAGYACAIHWENMSALKEEFPDTRFLKELFVIDRDRVTCTGGVAPLDMMLNLITPRVGTARVTQIAEQFIVEHVRDTSAQQKMPLVARLGSANKSLFEVISLMENNIEEPLSREELARLAGMSQRQLQRLFREHLGMTPTHYYLTLRLRRARELLLQTDMSIMHITMACGFQSACHFSKSYRDAFGTAPTRERRKQAPSLASPPVMAA; via the coding sequence ATGCCCACCGATCGCACTGCGTCGCTGTCGCACTTCGCGTTCATGCCGGTTCCTAACTTCACGATGATCGCGTTCACCAACGCGATCGAAGTGCTGCGCATGGCGAACTACCTGTCGGGGCAGACGCTCTACCGCTGGTCGATCGTGAGCCCCGAAGGCGGGCCGGTGACGGCGAGCAACGGCCTGGCGGTCGACACCGGCCCGGTCGAATGCGTCGGCCTGCCCGATATCGTGTTCGTGGTGGGGGGTATCGACGTGCAGCGCGCGACCACGCCCGCCCATCTTTCCGCGTTGCGCCGCTTTGCCCGCATGGGCAGCGTGCTCGGCAGCCTGTGCACCGGCACCTATGCGCTGGCGCGCGCCGGTTTGCTGGCCGGCTACGCGTGTGCGATTCACTGGGAGAACATGTCGGCGCTAAAGGAGGAGTTTCCCGACACGCGTTTTCTGAAAGAACTGTTCGTGATCGATCGCGATCGCGTCACCTGCACGGGCGGCGTCGCGCCCCTCGACATGATGCTGAACCTGATCACCCCGCGCGTGGGCACGGCGCGTGTCACGCAGATCGCGGAGCAGTTCATCGTCGAACACGTGCGCGATACCAGTGCGCAGCAGAAAATGCCGCTGGTGGCGCGGCTTGGCTCGGCCAACAAGTCGCTCTTCGAAGTGATCTCGCTGATGGAGAACAATATCGAGGAGCCGCTTTCACGCGAAGAACTCGCACGGCTGGCGGGCATGTCGCAACGGCAATTGCAGCGGCTGTTCCGCGAGCATCTCGGCATGACGCCGACGCATTACTATCTGACGTTGCGGCTGCGGCGCGCCCGCGAACTCCTGCTGCAGACCGACATGTCGATCATGCACATCACGATGGCTTGCGGCTTCCAGTCGGCCTGCCACTTCTCGAAGAGCTACCGCGACGCGTTCGGCACTGCGCCCACGCGCGAGCGCCGCAAGCAGGCGCCTTCCCTCGCCTCGCCGCCTGTCATGGCGGCGTGA
- the fdhA gene encoding formaldehyde dehydrogenase, glutathione-independent — MSSNRGVVYVGQGKVEVQSIDYPKMVDPAGRAIGHGVILKVVSTNICGSDQHMVRGRTTAEVGLVLGHEITGEVIEIGRDVETLAIGDLVSVPFNVACGRCPTCKAQHTGVCLNVNPSRAGGAYGYVDMGGWIGGQAEYVMVPYADFNLLKFPDRAQAMAKIRDLTCLSDILPTGYHGAVMAGVKPGATVYIAGAGPVGMAAAASARLLGAACTIVGDMNEARLAHARKMGFQTIDLSKDATLGEQIEQILGKPEVDCAVDCVGFEAHGHGSSGQHEEAPATVLNSLMEITRAAGAIGIPGLYVTDDPGSADAAARKGSLSIRFGLGWAKSHSFHTGQTPVMKYNHNLMQAILWDRLPIADIVNVTVVSLDEAPEGYRQFDGGAPRKFVLDPHGLLKAA; from the coding sequence ATGAGCAGCAATCGTGGCGTCGTGTATGTAGGGCAGGGCAAGGTGGAAGTGCAGTCGATCGACTATCCGAAGATGGTCGATCCAGCGGGCCGGGCGATCGGCCACGGGGTGATTCTGAAGGTGGTGAGCACGAATATTTGCGGCTCCGACCAGCACATGGTGCGTGGCCGCACGACCGCCGAAGTCGGCCTCGTGCTTGGCCACGAGATTACCGGCGAGGTAATCGAGATCGGCCGCGACGTTGAAACGCTGGCGATCGGCGACCTGGTGTCGGTGCCGTTCAACGTTGCCTGCGGGCGCTGCCCGACCTGCAAGGCGCAGCATACCGGCGTGTGTCTGAACGTGAATCCGTCGCGGGCGGGCGGTGCTTATGGTTACGTAGACATGGGCGGCTGGATCGGCGGCCAGGCTGAGTACGTGATGGTGCCGTACGCCGACTTCAATCTGCTGAAGTTTCCCGACCGTGCGCAGGCGATGGCAAAGATCCGCGATCTCACGTGTCTGTCCGACATTCTGCCGACTGGCTATCACGGCGCCGTGATGGCTGGCGTCAAGCCCGGCGCGACTGTCTATATTGCCGGCGCAGGGCCGGTTGGGATGGCGGCGGCCGCGTCGGCGCGCCTGCTCGGTGCGGCGTGCACGATCGTCGGCGACATGAACGAGGCACGTCTCGCGCATGCCCGCAAGATGGGTTTCCAGACCATCGACCTGTCGAAGGATGCGACGCTGGGCGAGCAGATCGAGCAAATCCTCGGCAAGCCCGAGGTGGATTGCGCGGTGGACTGCGTCGGCTTCGAAGCACACGGCCACGGCAGCAGCGGCCAGCACGAAGAAGCGCCGGCCACGGTGCTCAATTCGCTGATGGAAATCACGCGGGCCGCCGGCGCAATCGGCATTCCGGGCCTCTACGTGACCGACGACCCGGGTTCCGCCGATGCCGCCGCGCGTAAAGGCAGCCTGAGCATCCGCTTCGGACTCGGCTGGGCCAAGTCACACTCGTTCCATACCGGGCAGACGCCGGTGATGAAGTACAACCACAATCTGATGCAGGCCATTTTGTGGGACCGGCTGCCGATCGCGGATATCGTGAACGTGACTGTCGTGTCGCTCGACGAAGCGCCCGAAGGTTACCGGCAGTTCGATGGCGGCGCACCGAGGAAGTTTGTGCTCGATCCGCATGGGCTGTTGAAGGCGGCCTGA
- the betI gene encoding transcriptional regulator BetI: MPKLGMREIRRAQLIDATLLTIDRAGLAGATLASVAQRASISTGIVSHYFGDKDGLLEATMRHVLRDLWQATARRRRAAKADPRSKLRAVVAANFDAEQTSSPVMKTWLAFWSESMHKPQLRRLQYVNTRRLNSNLCADFSKALPRPAARRAASGLAALIDGLWLRGALSGEPFDTKAALRVANDYIDLVLSARN; encoded by the coding sequence ATGCCCAAACTCGGAATGCGCGAAATCCGCCGCGCGCAATTGATCGACGCGACGCTCCTGACCATCGATCGGGCGGGTCTGGCCGGCGCGACGCTCGCATCGGTCGCGCAGCGTGCGAGCATTTCCACCGGCATCGTCAGCCACTATTTCGGCGACAAGGACGGTTTGCTCGAAGCCACCATGCGTCACGTGCTGCGCGATCTGTGGCAAGCCACCGCGCGCCGGCGCCGTGCGGCGAAGGCGGACCCGCGCTCGAAACTGCGCGCCGTCGTCGCGGCGAATTTCGACGCGGAGCAGACCAGCAGCCCGGTGATGAAGACGTGGCTCGCGTTCTGGTCCGAGAGCATGCACAAGCCGCAACTGCGGCGGCTGCAATACGTGAACACACGCCGTCTGAACTCGAATCTGTGCGCGGATTTTTCGAAAGCGCTGCCGCGGCCTGCGGCGCGGCGCGCGGCCAGCGGCCTGGCCGCGTTGATCGACGGGCTATGGCTGCGCGGCGCGCTATCCGGCGAGCCGTTCGACACCAAAGCAGCGCTGCGCGTGGCCAACGACTACATCGACCTGGTTCTCTCAGCACGCAACTGA
- the betB gene encoding betaine-aldehyde dehydrogenase, translating into MPAFATQRLYIGGAYVDATGGETFDTFDPATGETLATVQQASAADIDRAVQSARDGQRAWAALTAMQRSRILRRAVDILRERNDELAALETRDTGKPIAETKAVDIVTGADVIEYYAGLATAIEGQQIPLRPSSFVYTRREPLGVCAGIGAWNYPIQIACWKSAPALAAGNAMIFKPSEVTPLSALKLAEIYTDAGVPAGVFNVVQGDGRVGAMLAAHPDIAKISFTGGVETGKKVMSLAGASSLKEVTMELGGKSPLLVFDDANLERAADIAMSANFFSSGQVCTNGTRVFVQRGVLERFEALVLERVKRIRVGAPTAADTNFGPLVSAAQLQKVLGYIESGVQEGARLVAGGKRITEGHFGNGQYVEPTVFSGCRDDMRIVREEIFGPVMSILAFDNEGEAIERANHTAYGLAAGIVTENLARAHRVIHQLEAGICWINTWGESPAEMPVGGYKQSGVGRENGITTLEHYTRIKSVQVELGPYQPVF; encoded by the coding sequence ATGCCGGCATTTGCAACGCAACGTCTCTATATAGGCGGCGCCTACGTCGACGCGACAGGCGGCGAAACCTTCGACACCTTCGACCCCGCCACCGGTGAAACGCTGGCGACGGTGCAACAGGCCTCGGCGGCCGACATCGATCGCGCAGTGCAATCGGCGCGCGACGGTCAGCGCGCATGGGCGGCGTTGACTGCAATGCAGCGCTCGCGCATCCTGCGCCGTGCGGTCGATATCCTGCGCGAACGCAACGACGAACTCGCCGCGCTCGAAACACGCGACACCGGCAAGCCGATCGCTGAAACCAAAGCGGTCGATATTGTGACCGGCGCGGACGTCATCGAGTATTACGCGGGGCTCGCCACCGCCATCGAGGGCCAGCAGATTCCATTGCGGCCGTCGTCGTTCGTTTATACGCGACGCGAACCGCTCGGCGTATGCGCGGGGATCGGCGCATGGAACTATCCGATCCAGATTGCGTGCTGGAAGTCGGCGCCGGCTCTCGCGGCCGGCAACGCGATGATCTTCAAACCGAGTGAAGTCACGCCGCTGTCCGCACTGAAACTCGCGGAGATTTACACCGACGCAGGTGTGCCGGCCGGCGTGTTCAACGTCGTCCAGGGCGATGGACGCGTCGGCGCGATGCTCGCGGCACATCCGGACATCGCGAAGATTTCGTTCACGGGCGGCGTAGAAACGGGCAAGAAGGTGATGTCGCTCGCGGGGGCATCGTCGCTCAAGGAAGTGACGATGGAACTGGGCGGCAAGTCGCCCCTGCTCGTCTTCGACGACGCCAACCTCGAGCGTGCCGCCGACATCGCGATGAGCGCCAACTTCTTCAGTTCCGGTCAGGTCTGCACCAACGGCACGCGCGTGTTCGTGCAACGCGGCGTGCTCGAGCGCTTCGAAGCGCTGGTGCTCGAGCGTGTGAAGCGCATTCGCGTAGGCGCGCCCACCGCCGCGGACACCAACTTCGGCCCGCTGGTGAGCGCCGCGCAGTTGCAGAAGGTGCTCGGCTACATCGAAAGCGGCGTGCAGGAAGGCGCGCGGCTGGTTGCGGGCGGCAAGCGCATCACTGAAGGCCACTTCGGCAACGGCCAATACGTCGAGCCGACGGTTTTCTCAGGCTGTCGTGACGACATGCGCATCGTGCGCGAAGAAATCTTCGGCCCCGTCATGAGCATCCTCGCTTTCGACAACGAAGGCGAGGCGATCGAGCGCGCCAATCACACCGCCTACGGTCTCGCCGCCGGCATCGTGACCGAGAACCTGGCGCGTGCGCATCGCGTGATTCATCAGCTCGAAGCCGGCATTTGCTGGATCAACACATGGGGCGAGTCGCCCGCGGAAATGCCGGTGGGCGGCTACAAACAATCGGGCGTCGGCCGCGAAAACGGCATCACGACGCTCGAACACTACACGCGCATCAAGTCCGTGCAGGTCGAACTCGGCCCGTATCAACCGGTATTCTAG
- the betA gene encoding choline dehydrogenase, which produces MASNEYDYIIVGAGSAGNVLASRLTEDAGVTVLLLEAGGPDYRFDFRTQMPAALAYPLQGRRYNWAYETDPEPHMNNRRMECGRGKGLGGSSLINGMCYIRGNALDYDNWATRQGLENWTYLDCLPYFRKAETRDVGANAYHGGDGPVHVTTSKPGNNPLFAAMVEAGVQAGFPRTQDLNGYQQEGFGPMDRTVTANGRRASTARGYLDRAKTRANLTIVTHAMTDRVLFSGKRAIGVAYLHHGSPITAQARREVLVCSGAIASPQLLQRSGVGRSTWLRELDIPLVHDLPGVGENLQDHLEMYIQYECKEPVSLYPALQWWNQPAIGLEWMLRGTGIGASNQFEAGGFIRTRDDDLWPNIQYHFLPVAINYNGSNAIKMHGFQAHVGSMRSPSRGRVKLTSRDPGAHPSILFNYMSDPLDWREFRDGIRVTREIMRQPALDRYRGRELNPGAELTTDEHLDAFVRMRAETAFHPSCSCKMGYDEMAVVDNEGRVHGLDALRVVDASIMPQITTGNLNAPTIMLAEKIADRIRGREALARVDTPYFVANGAAARTRAVAAV; this is translated from the coding sequence ATGGCCTCGAATGAATACGACTACATCATCGTCGGCGCGGGCTCCGCGGGTAACGTACTCGCCTCGCGTCTGACCGAAGACGCCGGTGTGACCGTGCTGCTGCTCGAAGCAGGCGGTCCCGATTACCGCTTCGACTTTCGCACGCAGATGCCCGCGGCGCTTGCGTATCCGCTGCAAGGACGCCGCTATAACTGGGCGTACGAGACAGACCCCGAACCGCACATGAACAACCGGCGCATGGAATGCGGCCGCGGCAAGGGGCTCGGCGGTTCGTCGCTGATCAACGGCATGTGCTACATCCGCGGCAATGCGCTCGACTACGACAACTGGGCCACGCGCCAGGGTCTGGAAAACTGGACCTATCTGGATTGCCTGCCGTACTTCCGCAAGGCCGAAACGCGCGATGTCGGTGCGAACGCGTATCACGGCGGCGACGGCCCGGTGCATGTGACGACAAGCAAGCCCGGCAACAATCCGCTCTTTGCCGCGATGGTCGAAGCCGGTGTGCAGGCAGGCTTTCCGCGCACCCAGGATCTGAACGGCTACCAGCAGGAAGGCTTCGGGCCGATGGATCGCACCGTCACCGCGAACGGCCGGCGCGCTAGCACCGCGCGCGGCTATCTGGATCGCGCGAAGACGCGGGCGAATCTCACCATCGTTACGCACGCCATGACCGATCGCGTGCTGTTCTCCGGCAAGCGGGCGATTGGGGTCGCCTATCTGCATCATGGCAGTCCGATTACCGCACAGGCGCGCCGCGAAGTGCTGGTGTGCAGCGGCGCGATCGCGTCGCCGCAACTGCTGCAACGCTCGGGCGTAGGCCGCTCGACGTGGCTTCGCGAGCTCGACATTCCGCTGGTGCACGATCTGCCCGGCGTCGGCGAAAACCTCCAGGACCATCTGGAGATGTACATCCAGTACGAATGCAAGGAGCCGGTTTCGCTATACCCGGCGTTGCAGTGGTGGAACCAGCCGGCGATCGGGCTCGAATGGATGCTGCGTGGAACGGGGATCGGCGCGAGCAACCAGTTCGAAGCCGGCGGCTTCATCCGCACCCGCGACGACGACCTGTGGCCGAACATCCAGTATCACTTCCTGCCGGTCGCGATCAACTACAACGGCTCGAACGCGATCAAGATGCATGGCTTCCAGGCGCACGTCGGTTCCATGCGCTCGCCGAGCCGCGGCCGGGTGAAGCTCACGTCGCGCGATCCGGGCGCGCATCCGAGCATCCTGTTCAACTACATGTCCGATCCGCTCGACTGGCGCGAATTCCGCGACGGTATCCGTGTCACGCGCGAGATCATGCGTCAGCCGGCGCTCGACCGCTATCGCGGCCGCGAGCTGAATCCAGGCGCCGAGTTGACGACCGACGAACATCTCGACGCCTTCGTGCGCATGCGGGCGGAGACGGCGTTTCATCCGTCGTGCTCGTGCAAGATGGGCTATGACGAGATGGCCGTCGTCGACAACGAGGGCCGCGTGCATGGGCTCGACGCGCTGCGCGTGGTGGATGCGTCGATCATGCCGCAGATCACGACCGGCAATCTGAACGCGCCGACCATCATGCTGGCTGAGAAGATCGCCGACCGGATTCGTGGCCGGGAAGCGCTGGCTCGGGTAGATACGCCCTACTTTGTCGCTAATGGGGCGGCTGCGAGGACGCGGGCGGTCGCGGCGGTTTAA